Proteins encoded by one window of Martelella endophytica:
- a CDS encoding branched-chain amino acid aminotransferase, which translates to MAVDTSPSSTTWTYVDGEWLPGNPPLIGPTSHAMWLASTVFDGARYFEGMAPDLDQHCQRINRSARALGLAPTMQPEEIEALVWEGLKRFDKDAAVYIKPMYWGEHGQAGLVPVDPASTRFALCLFETPMRSTVPVKLTVSPFRRPSPEVAMTHAKAGSLYPNSGRMMLEARSRGFDNALACDMNGNVAETASANIFLVKDGIPMTPADNGCFLAGITRKRILKLFRDNGIPAEERTLTVKDFMEADELFLTGNYNKVVPVIKLDDRDFQQGPRAKKAMELYMDWARATCK; encoded by the coding sequence ATGGCAGTCGATACTTCCCCGTCCTCGACGACTTGGACCTATGTCGATGGCGAGTGGCTTCCCGGCAATCCGCCGCTGATCGGCCCGACATCGCACGCAATGTGGCTTGCATCAACCGTGTTCGATGGTGCCCGTTACTTCGAAGGCATGGCACCGGACCTCGACCAGCATTGCCAGCGTATCAACCGCTCGGCTCGTGCGCTCGGCCTCGCGCCGACCATGCAGCCGGAAGAGATCGAGGCGCTGGTCTGGGAAGGCCTGAAAAGATTTGACAAGGATGCCGCCGTCTACATTAAGCCGATGTATTGGGGCGAGCATGGTCAGGCCGGTCTGGTGCCGGTCGATCCCGCCTCGACCCGGTTCGCGCTCTGCCTGTTCGAGACGCCGATGCGTTCGACCGTACCGGTCAAGCTCACCGTCTCGCCGTTCCGCCGCCCGTCGCCGGAAGTGGCGATGACCCATGCCAAGGCCGGCAGTCTCTATCCGAATTCCGGACGCATGATGCTGGAAGCGCGCAGCCGCGGCTTCGACAATGCGCTCGCCTGCGACATGAACGGCAACGTCGCCGAGACCGCCTCGGCCAATATCTTCCTGGTCAAGGACGGTATCCCGATGACGCCCGCCGATAACGGCTGCTTCCTTGCCGGTATCACCCGCAAGCGCATCCTCAAGCTGTTCCGCGACAACGGCATTCCGGCCGAGGAGCGGACGCTGACGGTAAAGGACTTCATGGAAGCCGACGAACTGTTCCTCACTGGCAACTACAACAAGGTCGTCCCCGTCATCAAACTCGACGACCGCGACTTCCAGCAGGGGCCGAGGGCCAAGAAGGCCATGGAACTCTACATGGACTGGGCCCGGGCGACCTGCAAGTAA